The following are encoded together in the Cyanobacterium aponinum PCC 10605 genome:
- a CDS encoding helix-turn-helix transcriptional regulator, whose translation MPNQVIVNSPSIVHESVHRIIQVYQNYHSTGEDPKPKILDRHLIGLTTNQICYLTLKHNSDKLKEIRYSTEELMIFPAGINHWASWKNSTGIFLSIDNKLFDSYAQKLLDGQTFQLISHLKMRDNFLRELIGAIALVSKKSSEIDDLYLESLFSTLSLHLISNYTEKKTINKSNYGGLAPHKLSIVIDYIKSNLNEKITIATLANLLALSEYHFIRCFKESTGISPYQYILKERLKKAVEMIKKTDENLAHISLICGFSSQSQMSVMLKKHFNLIPKDLRDS comes from the coding sequence ATGCCTAATCAAGTAATTGTTAATTCCCCTTCCATCGTCCATGAATCTGTACATAGAATTATTCAAGTTTATCAAAATTATCATAGCACCGGGGAAGATCCAAAACCTAAAATTTTAGATCGTCATTTAATTGGTTTAACTACTAATCAAATCTGTTATTTAACCCTAAAACATAATAGCGATAAGTTAAAAGAAATTCGTTATTCTACGGAAGAATTAATGATTTTTCCCGCAGGAATTAATCATTGGGCAAGTTGGAAAAATTCCACAGGTATTTTTTTATCTATTGATAATAAATTATTCGATTCTTATGCCCAAAAACTACTAGATGGACAAACTTTTCAGTTAATTTCTCATCTTAAAATGAGAGATAATTTTTTGAGAGAATTAATAGGTGCGATCGCACTTGTTAGTAAAAAATCTAGTGAAATTGATGATTTATATTTAGAAAGTCTTTTCAGTACCTTAAGTTTACATTTAATCTCAAATTATACAGAGAAAAAAACAATTAATAAATCAAACTACGGTGGTTTAGCACCACATAAATTATCCATCGTAATTGATTATATCAAGAGCAATCTTAACGAAAAAATAACCATCGCCACATTAGCTAATTTATTAGCCTTAAGTGAATATCATTTTATCCGTTGCTTTAAAGAAAGTACAGGAATTAGTCCCTATCAATATATCTTAAAAGAAAGACTAAAAAAAGCTGTTGAAATGATTAAAAAAACCGATGAAAATTTAGCTCATATTTCCCTTATTTGTGGTTTTTCTTCTCAAAGTCAAATGAGTGTTATGTTAAAAAAACATTTTAATTTAATACCTAAAGATTTGCGTGATAGTTAA
- a CDS encoding inorganic diphosphatase translates to MDLSRIPAQPKQGIINVLIEIPGGSKNKYEFDKDMNAFILDRVLFSSVKYPYDYGFVPNTLADDGDPLDGMVMMDEPTFPGCVIAARPVCMLEMIDGGDRDEKILCVPAEDPRYDHVKSLKDIAPHRLEEIAEFFRSYKNLEKKETQILGWKDIDQVAPLVEQCVKAYK, encoded by the coding sequence ATGGATTTATCTCGTATTCCTGCTCAACCTAAACAGGGTATTATCAACGTTTTAATCGAAATCCCCGGCGGTAGCAAAAATAAATACGAATTTGATAAGGATATGAATGCTTTTATCCTAGATAGAGTTTTATTCTCCTCAGTCAAATATCCCTATGATTACGGTTTTGTACCTAACACTTTAGCAGATGATGGTGATCCTCTTGATGGTATGGTAATGATGGATGAACCTACTTTCCCCGGTTGTGTTATTGCCGCTCGTCCTGTTTGTATGTTAGAAATGATTGATGGAGGCGATCGCGATGAGAAGATTTTATGTGTACCCGCCGAAGACCCTCGCTATGATCATGTTAAATCTTTAAAAGATATTGCCCCTCACCGTTTAGAGGAAATTGCTGAATTTTTCCGTAGCTACAAAAATTTGGAGAAAAAAGAAACTCAAATTCTTGGTTGGAAAGATATTGATCAAGTTGCTCCTTTAGTGGAACAATGCGTTAAGGCTTATAAATAA